TCAGACTACACTTAACCTCGAAGGAAAGATCAGAGTTTTCTCTTATCTGAGATCAGCTGGGTACCCTGAATCAGAGACCATGTCCCATCCCTTCTCTCAGGTAATGTGACTGAAGCCCAGAAGCGTAAAATGAACTGTCCAATCCAAGGCCATGTCATAAAGCCTTGTCTCCTGACCTCCAGTCCAGGGCATCAGTAAGATGCCCCTGTCATAGCCCCTTGCCTTGAAGAGAGGAGTCCATGAATTTGCACACCCTTTCTAGACTGAACCTAGAGAAAGTATTGTGTCAGTGTCAGTTAAATTTAGCTCCATTCCTAGTTTCTTATATTCCAGTCCAGAGTTTTCTTACAGCCTCTGCCTGGTAGGATCCTTCCATTTATTCACAGCTCTTGAGTGACTGGCAAATGAGGGAGGTCCAGACTATTCATTCATTGAGAACTGAGCCCAGTGAAAACCTTGGCCTGGAATTGTGTGACCGGGAGCCTCAATCTAGTTGGCCTCCAGCTGCGTTTAAACTGTGAGTCTGCTGAGCTCAGAGAGCTGGGGCTAAGGGCActgtggcttagacagtaagGAAAGGGGGCAgtcccctgtcccctccccactgTGTCCCGGTGTCTGGCCAGATTCCCTAGATCCTGGCTTTGAACCGTAGAGAACTGACAGTACTGAGAAGATTCCTTTTCATCCGTTGATCTGACCACTCCTGCACCTATGACAGGAACATAGGAACGGGGAAGACGGCCGTGAATCTTCCCAGGAAACGTCACCTAAGAGGTCTGAGCCCTGGCTCTGTCTGAGAGCTGGGTGCCTTTAGCCAAGTCAGTGCCTCCTCTGGAGGTCAGTTTCCCCAGATGTGAAACGCGGCTTAAGAAGAGGGGATCCTTAGTTCTTTGGTAGTGTTGTCCCAAGTTGGGTGGGTAATACTCAGGGGAATTGGGTGACACACATCAATTATGtgcttattttaatatatgttaggggaaaaaaacaaacctgtatTTTCACACAGATGTTACTGTGTGAAACGGTGCTACGTGGGTGGATTTAAAgttgattttagaaaaatatgaaataaataatagtatAGATATTCTATGGAAATCACAGACTGACACTGAGATTTGGTatggcaggtaaggtgttctggaaTTAGACAAGTTTGGATTGGGTTTGGATTCTATcattgctggctgtgtgactttgggcaagttatgtactttttctgagcctcagagCTGCCTACCACAAAGGCTGTGGCCAGGACTGAATGAAGAGTGACTGAAATTCTTGGTATGGAGTTGGCAGCTCCACAAACAGCTTCTCCTATCTCCTCTCCCATTTCACACCCAGTGAACAGTTCTGGATAAGGTTTTCCCTTTTCTTGACTGGTGTGCTGACATTTTAGGACACTGGCTCCTTCCATCCTCCTGTCAGATCTTTTGACCTTTTCCTCCCATCTGACCTCTCAGCAGCCACCTTGGAATCTACGTGGATCATGTTTCCTGTGTTTGGACTCCCCATCCCCATCTCAGCCACAGAACTTCTCCTGGCCTCTGCCGTCTTCTGCCTGGTATTCTGGGTGGTCAGGACCTGGAGGCCTCGGGTCCCTCAAGGCCTGAAGAGTCCACCAGAGCCCTGGGGCTGGCCCCTGCTCGGGCACGTGCTGACCTTGGGGAAGAACCCACACGTGGTCCTGTCGCAGCTGAGCCAGCGATATGGGGACGTGCTGCAGATCCGCATTGGCTGCACACCCGTGCTGGTGCTCAGCGGCCTGGACACCATCCGGCAGGCGCTGGTGCGGCAGGGCGATGATTTCAAGGGCCGGCCCGACCTCTACAGCTTCACCTTGATCACTGACGGCCAGAGCATGACCTTCAACCCAGACTCTGGACCGGTGTGGGCTGCCCGGCGACGTCTGGCCCAGAATGCCCTGAAGAGTTTCTCCACCGCCTCAGACCCGGCATCCTCGTCCTCCTGCTACCTGGAACAGCATGTGAGCAAGGAGGCCGAGTACCTCCTGGGCAAGTTCCAGGAGCTGATGTCAGGGCCTGGGCGCTTCGACCCCTACAGGTATGTAGTGGTCTCAGTGGCCAATGTCATCTGTGCCATATGCTTTGGCCGGCGCTATGACCACGATGACCAAGAGTTTCTTAGCCTCATCAACCTGAGTAATGAGTTTGGGGAGATAACTGCCTCCGGGAACCCAGCTGACTTCATCCCTGTCCTCCGGTACCTGCCCAACACTGCCCTGGACCTCTTCAAGGACCTGAATCAGAGGTTCTACGTCTTTGTACAGAAGATAGTCAAGGAACACTATAAAACGTTTGAGAAGGTATACCCTAGGGAGAGGCAGGTGGGTGGCAGGGAGCAGGTAGAGTCAGGGGTCAGGAGTCAGAGATAGCTGGGGCCGAGTGGAGTTTGGTAGGCTTTCACAGGCCTTCAGCCTGGGATTTTTGAAGCCAGTAGTGGAGGGGATTCCATCCTTGGCAGGAAAATAGAACTTTTTATTGGCCAGCCCTTCTAACTATCCATCACACAGCAGTATCTACTGTAGAGCCAGTCCATGCAGGACCCTAAGTTAGTTGTGGTAGGAACCAAGAAGAGTTGGTCTTGGAAGGAACCAAGAAGAGTTGGTCTTTGGTCTTCTGGCCTCATGGGAGAGAAAGGTGTAAAGGGCATGTGCAGATGATAATGTTACTAGACTCTGTCAAATGTCCCTCGAGTTGGGGCTGCAAATATTCTGGGTCAGGAGAGAGCCTTGGAAAGACAAGAGAAGCTGGgagggtaggggtgtgtgtgtgtggtcacttCTTGGATAAAGATGCTAGGGATGGGAAGGGACCAGGTCTGGATGGAGAGGCAGTTCTGGGTTTGGGATCTTCCTTACCTGTGGGCCTTCCCTACCCAGGGTCACATCCGGGACATCACAGACAGCCTGATTGAGCACTGTCAGGATAAGAGGCTGGACGAGAATGCCAATATACAGCTGTCGGATGAGAAGATCATTAATGTCGTGATAGACCTCTTTGGAGCCGGTATGAATTACCCCATTATACCATTCCTATGGCCAGCTGCCCTGACCCACCAAGTACCTAACTTCTCCCTCTGTTCTCCCCTGGCCAGGGTTTGACACAGTCACAACTGCCATTTCCTGGAGCCTCCTGTACCTGGTGACAAGCCCCAGGGTGCAAAAAAAGATTCAGGAGGAGCTGGGTAGGTGGTGGCTTCCCTCAGAGTGCTCAAGGCAGGAGGCCCAGCCAAGGTCTGAGTGGCCCCTGACCTGCCTGGTCCTCTGTGCTCTGCAGACACAGTGATTGGCAGGGCGCGGTGGCCCCAGCTCTCTGACAGACCTCAGCTGCCCTATTTGGAGGCCTTCATCCTGGAGACCTTCCGACACTCCTCCTTCGTCCCCTTCACCATCCCACACAGGTGAGGCCCCATGGATCTGCTGCTGTCTGATGCTGGGCCTGATCAGGGTGGTAGGAAGGATAGGGTATGGGAGGCAGGGAGATCTCCTTGTGGCCCTGAGCCTGACTGAGCTTCCTCCCTCCTCAGTACCACAAGAGACACCAATTTGAATGGCTTTTACATCCCCAAGGGGCGCTGTGTCTTTGTGAACCAATGGCAGATCAACCATGACCAGTAAGTTGAGAAGGGGCAGGGAAAGCTCCCCAGCTCCTGAGCTTCACACTTTGCTGTCTCTGGGCCACTTGCCTGAACCCTATTCTTTTCAGCTGGGGCTCAACCCGCCTGATGGTTCTGAGTCCCCAGGCTGCCTCTTCAGCTGCTTCTCTCTGATTACAGGAAGCTATGGGAGGATCCATCTGAGTTCCGGCCAGAACGGTTTCTCACTACTGATGGCACCGTCAACAAAGTACTGAGTGAGAAGGTGATTATTTTCGGCTTGGGCAAGCGGAAGTGCATTGGTGAGATCATTGCCCGCTTGGAGGTCTTTCTCTTCTTGGCCATCCTGCTGCATCAGGTGGAATTCCACGTGACCCCGGGTGTGAAGGTGGACATGACCCCCCTGTATGGGCTGACCATGAAGCACGCCCGCTGTGAGCACTTTCAGGTGCGCATGCGCTCTTAGGGGAGAGTCCTGCAGCCTAGACAGCCCATGTGCTCTTGGGGGACAGACAGCCCTGCCCCTGTCTGGGCAGCCAGGCCAGGGGCCTAGCCCAGGGGAGCCTAAACCCACAGACATTGTTGGGCTGATTTTTTTGCTGTCTGAGCTGTGCGCAAGCTTGAGGGATCAtacctgccccccaccctggaCTTGTCCTTCTGCACACTGACCACAGATAGTGGACACATCAGAGGCCACACAGGAGCTGATGGAGCTCTTCTGAAGTTGTGCTGGAAGGGCTAGAGGATCCTCAGGCCTCTGGGAGCCTCTAAAGAGGTTTTGGGAAGCCCCTGGGCCCGGCCCACAAGCTGGTTGGCTTTCCATGGAGGCTGACTGGCTTGAGAAACATTCAGAGCAGGTCACACCAGGGCCTGACCAATCTCTTTGACAATTGGGAGCCATCAAGACTGAAGGGAAGAGGCAGTCCAGAATACTGACATGGAAGTGGTCTCCCTGCTTAAACAAGACTGAGCAATCTGACCACTAGGGTCTGGGACACTCTGCCTGGGAGATGACCTTCCTCTctgcaggcaggggtggggctgcTGCCTGGCCTTGTGAGGCCCTTGTTCCTGTCCAGGGAGGGCTGAGAACTTGtgtctaacagaagcagagagcagagggagggcCCAAATCCAGGCACCAGGACTGGatcaggagggagggggtggtAATCGAGTCACTTTCTACTGCATCTCCTTTCAATATACCCTGTgttaaaaagtcttttaaaaattttagcctgCATTGTATTTGCATGTTTGTATTTACCATATACGAGAGCTTAAGAGCAGCTTATTGAGAGCCATGAAGAAAATTCTAACCAAGGTATCCAGAAATGTGTAGGAAATATCTATCTACCTGAGCTAAATAAAGATATTATTCAGAAGTCCTTATTGGTGGAGACTTTAAAAATCTTGAATGAAGTCATCTACATGCCCATTCTGAGCCCAGTCTCGTGTCGGGTTTTGCTGTGGGAGGACACagcgggggaggaggaggcggtGCTCTCAGGAGCTGTCAGAAGCCACTGCTCTCAGGCAGCTTGCAGTCTGGTTAGGGCACAAGACTCTGTCACTTCACTGCCTTCCTCCTTCTCTAACTGATCACACATTGATGAAGAACATTCTCTGAAGCAGGCATTGGGGGAGATAAAGTGAATAAAAAATGGTGCCTTCAAGAGCCTCCTAAGCTGGTTAGGGGAACTAACTTATTAACACATCATCCAGATTCATTGTCCgtggatgcatgctaagtcgcttcagttgtgtccgactctttgtgaccctatggactatagtctgccaggctcctctgtccatgggattctctaagcaagaatactggagcgggttgccatgccctcctccagaggatctttccaatccagggactgaactcacatctcttatgtttcctacattggcaggtgggttctttaccactagagccaactgagaagaccccagttcattGTGACCAGGTCTCTAACAGCCAGTTACACAACGGGAGGGTGAAGCACAGAGCCAGAGCGggctgggtgggcaggggagTGGGTGTGGGAAAGGTGACCAGGTCTTGGGGATATATGCACAGGGCCCTCCTTGAAAGATGGGAGGCAGACTCACTTAGGTCTCACAGCAGTAGATCTCAAGTCCAAGAAGTAGACTGTGGTCACTGTATTGGGTGGGGGTTCTCAGCTCAGAAGTCACGGTCTGCTTGCTCTTCACTAGCCATACCAGGCTCAGGTCCTGCACTATATTAGATCCCACAGCTGGTCACAGGTGGAGAACAAGGTGTTTGATCATCGGGTCCCATAAGCTGACTTTGGCCCAGATTTCAACACTAAAGTCATAGTGGTAGCAAGTAGGGACAGAGATGGACCTacatgctatgctgtgcttagtcacttagtcatgtccgattctttgcaaccccatggactgcaacacaccaggcttccctgtccgtggggattctccaagcaagaacactggagtgggttgccatgccatcctccaggggatcttcccaacccaggaatcaaacccaggtctcccacattgcaggcagattctttactatctgagccaccagctgctgctgctaagttgcttcagtcgtgtctgactctatgcgaccccatagacggcttcctaccaggctcctctgtccctgggattctccaggcaagaacactggagtgggttgccatttccttctccagtgcataaaagtgaaaagtgaaagtgaagacgctcaatctgagccaccagggaaccccatgaatactggagtgggtagcctatctcttctccaggggatcttcccaacccagaaatcgaaccagggtctcccgcattgcaggttgattctttaccagctgagctaccagggaaacccctggacCTACATAATCAGGAGCTATTCTGGCTAAGGGACTCCGAGAGGAGATGCATCCTGTAGCCCAGCCTTCTTTCTGAAGCACTGTGCAGTGACCAGGGGTTGCCATTCATGCACTGTGCTTTCAGTCAGGAAAGCACTCCCACTCATCAAAAGTTTCAGTCTACTTCCAGGAAGGAGCTGAAGTCAGCTGGAGCAACCCTGTTTATATAGGAGGATGAGGAACTTGGCCTCCAATCATTcttatattgatttattttttacttaaaaaaaaatcacttgtaggacttccctggtggcccagtggttaagaatccacttgccaatacaggggacgcaggtttgatccttggttggggaagattccacatgcactGGGCAACCAATCCcccaagccacaactactgagcctgcgccctagagcccacaagctgcgACTACcgagcccctgcaccacaaccgCTGAAActtgcatgccctagagcctgtgctccgcaacagagaagccaccccagcaagaggcccatgcaccacaaccagagagtagctccctctgtcacaactagagaaagtctgtgtgcagcaatgaagacccagcacagccaagaatcaattaaaaaatcaataaaataaaaagcttatatGATATAACATAAATGAGCCTTCAAATcatgatgctaagtgaagaaGCCAGAGATAGCGGGCTACATATTGCATGTTTCCACTTATACGAAATGTCTAAAACATGCAAatgcagagagacagaaagttttgaataaattagtggttgccaggggatagggggtggggagagtgaaaggttcaggattttttttaggtttgatggaaatattctgaaattagatagtgatgatggttgtataaatttgtgaatatactaaaatccaCCAAATTATGCAGTTTAAAATAGCTGaaacagtgaagaaaagaaaatctataccAATCTTTATTCTAAAGAAGGGGCGGAATGGAGACAGCATATGCACAACAATTTATGGAACTGTTCTCACTAACTGTATTGGTAATGGTAATgctagtattttttattttgagactATAGAGTGTTGTGGGTTAAGGAGGTACACATGTAACATACAAaaggttactttaaaaaatacattgtatatatgtaatatgtattatatattatacatcaaagctcagttgctaaagaatctgcctgcaatgcaggaggccctggttcagtccctgggttgggaagatctcctggagaaaggaaaggctacccattccagtattctggcctagagaattctatggactgtatagtccatggggtcgcaaagagtcagacatgactgagcgactttcacttcacttcacttcacttcatattatatataatatatcttaTGTATACATATTTCTAAATGTTAGAAACCATGACCAACTCAACAGTGAGCATCCTGAATGCTTAAATTACCATCCAAGGCTTCCTGGAGACATGCTGGTTATAGAACCAGGGCAGAAAATGTAAAAGATGACCTGAAACAGTTGTTCATATCAGACAGCAAAGAAGCCACAAATACTATCAAGTCAGGCAAGCCATGCAGGAGCCCAACAGAAGAGCCTCCAGCAGGTCAAAGATTGGACAACTTGACTGTCAATAATAAAACTGCCGTGGATGAAAACCTATCAAATATCTTGAATCCATGAGTCTACaaggatacatatatacatgcatatatacacatgtctTTAGACTAGTTGTTTATCTTCAGAAAAACCAATTCAttaccttaaaaaatgaaaaacaaaagcagaatcaAGCATTCACCCTATCTTTCCTGTATGAACTATACTTGCAGATAACAAAATAGTACATAAGAAGaagcatctctttttaaaaacttatttatttttaattggaggataattggcTTACAATATTTTgtgggtttctgccatatatcaacataaatcagccataggtatacatatttcccctccctcttaaatctCTCTTCCACCTTTCACTCCAAGAAGAAACATCTCTCAATGAAAAAGTATTCCAattaataactgaaaaagaattaatagAATTGgattatcacaacattgctaattagctatactccaatataaaataaaatcctaaaaaaagaaacaatggaatTGGAATGTCACTATTTTGCATCCACCACTGCTTCCAACAAATGCCAGCATcataaaaggagagaaaaccagATATGTGCCTCCTGGTAAAAGAGGCCAGTACTGCCCATGGTCTTTCCCAAGGGACTGAACCAGAGTCTGGTCAACTCTCTGCCTCCGGCTGCCAATTTGCAGTTAATATAGGAGATGAAGAAACACGCTGAATGGAAATACCAGGGAATAACCAATAAAATTCAGACTTTGGGAAAATCTACAGGTCAAAAGCCCCGGGGTCTTCAActgaaaaagaataaggaaaagaagCAGATGGAAGGAAAACTTGTCCACTTAAAAGACATATCAAATTTGGGGGGGCCGCATTAGGTCttaggtgcagcatgtgggatctagttccctaatgaGGGATCGAAtctaggcctcctgcattgtgagcacagagtcttaaccactggaccaccagggaggtcccaacaTATTGGGTTTTTAGAAATGAACAGTGCTAAACCAAGGTGTCTAGGAAATACACACTTGGCTTGTAAGAATGAGGAAATAATTACTTCTAAGTCTTGTAAGAATGAGGAAATAATTACTATAACAGTTTGGAAAATGGTTACTTTTGCAGGGAGGGAATGAGTTGTAATTGAAATAGGATATATAGAAGGCTttgttttgttgctcagttgctaagtcatgtctgactctttgagacctccatggacggcagcatgccaggcttacttGTCCTTCACTAAAGTTCTATTTCTTAACCTGGGTGTGGTTCAAGAATgcttgttttataaaaatgaaagaaataatataaataatttgtaTTGCTCGTTGCtttttagaaatagaatttttaacgttttttaaatttatttttaaatgaagaataattgctctacagtattgtgttggtttctaccaaacagaaatataatttatatgttgtCAGTCCCCTTCAGTCAAAGGCCACCAAGAACGCACCTAGTTAAGCAAGCTGGGTTTCTTATTCATCACAGTGAGAGAGAAAACACATCATGGGGAACTGGAAGATCTCAATAAAAGGATGTTAGGAAAGAACTTAAATGATTTGGGCTTTGTGGGGAGGGTTAGCTCTAGACTGGATGTTGTCAGAAAGGGGGGACAATAGGGTATTTGGTGGGTAGCATTATGACCTTGCTTTTATTTGTGCTTAGACAAAATTATAAagtagctttgtttttttttccattaaaaatgttgataaaatatacatagcataaaatttaccatcttgacctttttttttttttttttagagagtaGAAGGCAATTTATTGTGAATTTGATCCTGGCTAAGTTCAGTGATCTGGAAGGCAGCAGAAGTGAACATCACTGAGTTACTGATCCATAATGTATTTatggaggaactaaagagcttcttgatgaaagtgaaagaggagagtgaaaaactggcttaaaactcaacattcaaaaaatgaagatcatggcatccagtcccattacttcatggcaaatagatggagaaacaacggaaactgtgacagactttattttcttgggctccaaaatgcagatggtgactgcagccatgcaattaaaagatgcttgctccttggaagaaaagctatgacaagcctagacagcatattgaaaagcagagatattattttactgacaaagttctgtctagtcaaagcaatgatttttccagtagtcatgtatggatgtaagagatggaccataaacaaagctgagcaccaaagaattgatgcttttgaactgtgacattAAAGAAGActgtttagagtcccttggacaccaagaagatcaaacc
This window of the Budorcas taxicolor isolate Tak-1 chromosome 21, Takin1.1, whole genome shotgun sequence genome carries:
- the LOC128066562 gene encoding cytochrome P450 1A1 — its product is MFPVFGLPIPISATELLLASAVFCLVFWVVRTWRPRVPQGLKSPPEPWGWPLLGHVLTLGKNPHVVLSQLSQRYGDVLQIRIGCTPVLVLSGLDTIRQALVRQGDDFKGRPDLYSFTLITDGQSMTFNPDSGPVWAARRRLAQNALKSFSTASDPASSSSCYLEQHVSKEAEYLLGKFQELMSGPGRFDPYRYVVVSVANVICAICFGRRYDHDDQEFLSLINLSNEFGEITASGNPADFIPVLRYLPNTALDLFKDLNQRFYVFVQKIVKEHYKTFEKGHIRDITDSLIEHCQDKRLDENANIQLSDEKIINVVIDLFGAGFDTVTTAISWSLLYLVTSPRVQKKIQEELDTVIGRARWPQLSDRPQLPYLEAFILETFRHSSFVPFTIPHSTTRDTNLNGFYIPKGRCVFVNQWQINHDQKLWEDPSEFRPERFLTTDGTVNKVLSEKVIIFGLGKRKCIGEIIARLEVFLFLAILLHQVEFHVTPGVKVDMTPLYGLTMKHARCEHFQVRMRS